A stretch of Lentibacillus sp. JNUCC-1 DNA encodes these proteins:
- a CDS encoding ABC transporter permease, giving the protein MFAYTIRRLLMLIPVLFGMTLITFSIVHLIPGNPAQVILGETATQDAIQNLEESMGLNKPYFVQYGIYIQDLLQGDLGTSLRSKAEISKEIWPYIAATLELTFFAMIFAVFIGINAGIISAWKQNSWFDYAAMLVALIGVSMPIFWLGLMEQWVFSQEMGWLPATGRENSRDPIEPITYFYVLDSLLHMDFSRTVTVLKHLILPSIALGTIPMAIIARMTRSSMLEVMKSDYIRTVEAKGAGQWLIIYKHALKNAVIPVLTVIGLQTGVLLGGAILTETIFSWPGIGRYVFEAISYRDYPVIQSGILVVAFFFVIINLIVDLLYTYIDPRIKY; this is encoded by the coding sequence GTGTTTGCCTATACAATACGACGACTCTTAATGCTCATTCCAGTTCTATTCGGGATGACGCTGATCACATTTTCAATCGTGCATTTAATCCCCGGTAACCCAGCACAAGTTATTCTTGGTGAAACGGCAACCCAAGATGCCATTCAGAATCTTGAAGAGAGTATGGGGCTGAACAAGCCTTATTTTGTCCAGTATGGCATCTATATTCAAGATTTGCTTCAAGGGGATTTGGGGACATCGCTACGATCAAAAGCGGAGATCTCTAAGGAAATTTGGCCTTATATAGCAGCAACGTTGGAACTGACATTTTTTGCGATGATTTTTGCCGTGTTTATCGGTATAAATGCCGGAATCATCAGTGCATGGAAGCAAAATTCCTGGTTTGATTATGCTGCCATGCTCGTTGCATTAATCGGTGTATCTATGCCGATCTTTTGGTTGGGTCTGATGGAACAGTGGGTCTTTTCGCAGGAGATGGGATGGCTGCCTGCAACAGGTCGGGAAAACAGTCGCGATCCCATCGAACCGATTACCTATTTTTATGTGCTGGATTCTTTGTTGCACATGGACTTCTCCAGAACGGTTACCGTACTGAAACATTTGATTTTGCCAAGTATTGCACTTGGAACAATTCCAATGGCGATTATCGCACGTATGACACGTTCCAGCATGCTAGAAGTGATGAAATCAGATTATATTCGTACGGTAGAAGCAAAGGGAGCAGGACAATGGTTAATCATCTATAAACATGCCTTGAAAAATGCAGTGATACCAGTGTTGACTGTTATTGGCTTGCAAACCGGCGTGCTGCTGGGCGGCGCCATATTGACTGAAACGATTTTCAGTTGGCCGGGCATCGGGCGGTATGTGTTTGAGGCGATCAGTTATAGAGATTATCCGGTCATTCAATCTGGCATTCTGGTTGTTGCTTTCTTCTTTGTCATTATCAACCTGATTGTGGATCTTCTGTACACATACATCGATCCGCGAATTAAGTATTAA
- a CDS encoding DMT family transporter — translation MAWIYVLLAAIVEVFWVIGLKYSSKALEWAGTVLVIVLSFYFIIKACETLPSGTVYAVFTGSGAAAIVLIDFIVFDAPFSWTKVGFIGLIVLGVIGIKLTTSEKAEHEHVETGG, via the coding sequence TTGGCTTGGATCTATGTATTGTTAGCCGCCATTGTGGAGGTATTTTGGGTGATAGGCCTGAAGTATTCCAGCAAAGCTTTGGAATGGGCAGGGACTGTACTTGTGATTGTGCTTAGTTTTTATTTTATTATAAAAGCATGTGAAACGTTGCCCTCTGGCACAGTATATGCTGTTTTTACAGGTTCTGGTGCTGCTGCGATTGTACTGATTGATTTCATCGTTTTTGATGCACCTTTCTCGTGGACCAAGGTCGGATTTATTGGATTGATCGTTCTTGGGGTGATTGGAATTAAATTGACGACTTCAGAAAAAGCAGAACACGAACACGTCGAAACAGGAGGATAA
- a CDS encoding FixH family protein: protein MKRLIVLFIPMIILGLMTACGNEDTNAENNEVKIVEAEFNPQETAEVGETVTLKNTVTLGGEKVTDAEVKFEYWITGDQDNSVTVEAENNDDGTYTADVTFEEDADYEIYAHTDAADQHTMPKRTIVVGEGGEANAHHQDHNDNNDHDHHNDHNDNNDHDHDHHNDHN from the coding sequence ATGAAACGTTTAATTGTTCTTTTCATCCCAATGATTATTTTGGGACTTATGACAGCATGCGGTAATGAGGATACAAATGCAGAGAACAACGAGGTTAAAATCGTTGAAGCGGAATTTAATCCGCAAGAAACAGCAGAAGTCGGAGAGACTGTCACCCTAAAAAACACAGTGACACTTGGCGGTGAAAAAGTGACTGACGCCGAAGTGAAGTTCGAATACTGGATCACGGGAGACCAAGACAACAGCGTTACCGTTGAGGCTGAAAACAATGACGATGGCACTTACACAGCAGATGTCACTTTTGAAGAAGATGCAGACTACGAAATCTATGCCCATACCGATGCCGCTGATCAGCATACCATGCCTAAACGCACGATTGTCGTTGGTGAGGGCGGAGAAGCAAATGCACACCACCAAGATCATAACGATAACAATGACCATGATCATCATAACGATCACAATGACAATAATGACCATGACCATGACCATCACAACGATCACAATTAA
- a CDS encoding DMT family transporter gives MAWMYLVIASFGEIFGVMSINLYVRDKTLKRLGLVVLTFTMGFIFLSMAMRDIALGTAYAIWTGLGAAGAVIMGIIFFGESAGWKRIFFLGCIIAGAVGLKAVE, from the coding sequence ATGGCATGGATGTATCTTGTAATTGCAAGTTTCGGGGAAATTTTTGGTGTGATGAGCATTAATCTTTATGTTCGAGATAAAACCCTTAAGCGACTCGGCCTTGTCGTTTTAACTTTTACAATGGGATTTATCTTTTTGTCGATGGCCATGCGTGACATCGCGTTGGGCACAGCTTACGCGATATGGACAGGACTTGGTGCAGCAGGCGCTGTCATCATGGGCATTATTTTTTTCGGTGAGTCGGCCGGCTGGAAGCGCATCTTTTTCCTTGGCTGTATTATTGCAGGAGCAGTCGGTTTGAAAGCAGTGGAATAA
- a CDS encoding SCO family protein encodes MKKTAIIIATFISAALFITACSSSEIETNMSEDVRDFNFTTQDEGTLSNTDLEGKWWVADFIFTNCTTVCLPMTSNMSKMQDQLAEDGVENVEFVSFSVDPEQDTPEVLKSYAEGYDADLSNWTFLTGYDFHTIKELSIKSFKSPLQEPQPGDDQVTHGVRFFLVNPEGEVVKSYLGTDTNELEQLVKDLKTVTDS; translated from the coding sequence ATGAAAAAGACCGCCATTATCATAGCTACGTTTATATCCGCCGCTCTTTTTATAACGGCTTGCAGCAGCTCAGAAATTGAAACAAATATGTCAGAAGACGTCAGAGATTTTAATTTTACCACACAGGATGAAGGGACACTCTCCAACACAGACCTGGAAGGAAAGTGGTGGGTGGCTGACTTTATTTTCACCAATTGCACGACCGTCTGTCTGCCAATGACATCCAACATGTCCAAAATGCAGGACCAGCTGGCAGAAGATGGGGTGGAAAATGTGGAGTTTGTTTCGTTCAGTGTTGATCCAGAACAAGATACACCCGAGGTTCTTAAATCATATGCCGAGGGATATGACGCAGATCTGAGTAATTGGACATTTTTAACCGGTTATGATTTCCACACCATTAAGGAACTTTCAATCAAGTCCTTTAAATCACCTTTGCAAGAGCCGCAGCCTGGGGACGACCAAGTGACACACGGAGTACGTTTCTTCCTCGTAAACCCTGAAGGCGAAGTGGTCAAAAGCTATTTAGGTACGGACACCAACGAATTGGAACAGCTTGTAAAAGATTTGAAAACAGTAACCGACAGTTAA
- a CDS encoding ABC transporter permease: MIEAASPFKDTIRQLLKNRMAAAGFIVIVFFILLGLLAPLFTPFAFDEQNLVNRLQAPSSEHWFGTDDVGRDIFTRIAYGARISLMVGFIAVTGALVFGTVLGVIAGYYGRWVDMLISRIFDILLAFPSILLAIAIVAILGASLENALIAIAIINIPIFGRLVRSKVISLREEEFVMAARAQGMKNGRIVWHHILPNSLAPIIVQATLGFGTAILEAAALGFLGLGAQAPNPEWGKMLADSRDFIQLAPWTLIVPGLSIMLVVLGFNLIGDGLRDALDPKMKN; encoded by the coding sequence ATGATAGAAGCAGCCTCCCCTTTTAAAGATACCATTCGTCAGTTGTTGAAGAATCGGATGGCAGCGGCTGGGTTTATTGTTATTGTGTTTTTTATACTGCTCGGGTTGCTGGCCCCTCTGTTTACGCCCTTTGCGTTCGATGAACAAAATCTCGTTAATCGCCTGCAGGCACCGTCATCTGAGCATTGGTTTGGGACCGACGATGTAGGACGTGATATATTCACACGTATCGCTTATGGGGCGCGGATATCGTTGATGGTTGGGTTTATAGCTGTTACCGGTGCTTTGGTATTCGGGACAGTACTTGGTGTGATTGCGGGCTATTACGGTCGATGGGTGGACATGTTGATTTCGAGGATATTTGATATATTGCTGGCTTTCCCCAGTATTTTACTAGCAATCGCGATCGTAGCTATACTTGGGGCTTCACTTGAAAATGCGCTGATCGCCATTGCCATCATCAATATTCCCATATTTGGCCGGCTCGTTCGCTCCAAGGTCATCAGTTTACGGGAAGAAGAATTTGTCATGGCTGCCAGGGCACAAGGGATGAAAAATGGGCGGATTGTATGGCATCATATCCTTCCCAACAGCCTGGCACCAATTATCGTTCAGGCCACGCTTGGGTTTGGAACAGCCATTCTGGAAGCGGCGGCGCTCGGTTTTTTGGGGCTTGGAGCTCAGGCGCCGAATCCGGAATGGGGTAAGATGCTTGCAGATTCACGTGATTTCATTCAGTTGGCACCGTGGACATTAATCGTTCCGGGCTTGTCGATTATGCTCGTGGTGCTTGGGTTTAACTTGATCGGAGACGGCCTCCGAGATGCCCTTGACCCGAAAATGAAGAATTGA
- a CDS encoding DeoR family transcriptional regulator, with protein sequence MLPFERQQRIKALVQKHNSIKISELSKLLGVSEMTIHRDVKPFVEEGLVIKTFGGIAIPSQEKSLSLDTSACEMCHRPLDSRLSYKLIFHDQHTETFCCPHCGILRCHQTQEGDLLEALCRDFLTGTITSAAHATYVIDSTLDMQCCKPQVLCFEFQSHAEKFVRGFDGKICTYMQTKDYLLNHSGNTPSL encoded by the coding sequence ATGCTGCCTTTCGAACGACAACAGAGAATCAAAGCTTTGGTTCAGAAGCATAACAGTATTAAAATTTCCGAACTAAGCAAACTTCTGGGTGTTTCTGAAATGACCATTCACAGAGATGTAAAACCTTTTGTTGAAGAAGGGCTGGTTATAAAAACATTTGGCGGCATAGCCATTCCCAGTCAGGAAAAGTCTCTCAGTTTGGACACGAGCGCGTGTGAGATGTGTCATCGTCCGCTTGATAGCAGACTTTCATATAAGCTCATCTTCCACGATCAGCACACAGAAACATTCTGCTGTCCACATTGCGGTATTTTAAGATGCCATCAGACTCAAGAGGGCGACCTCCTAGAAGCATTATGTCGTGATTTTCTGACAGGAACGATTACAAGCGCCGCTCACGCCACATATGTAATTGATTCAACCTTGGATATGCAATGCTGTAAACCTCAAGTCCTTTGTTTTGAATTTCAGTCACATGCCGAGAAATTCGTCAGAGGCTTTGACGGAAAGATTTGTACATACATGCAAACGAAAGACTATTTGTTGAATCACTCTGGCAACACTCCATCATTGTAA
- a CDS encoding ABC transporter substrate-binding protein, producing MRRSSWFITLVLLASLVVILAACGGNDENTSDPGDSGDTNDGEESNEGNTGGDGDSDEEQVLVFARGGDSESLDPGSTTDGESSRVTRQVMEGLLQFKKDSFEVEGALAHDWTVSDDGLTYTFQLEEGVTFHDGAPFNAEAVKVNFDRWADPSHEFAFSDDGYVYSMYGTMFGGFKGDDDHVIEEINILGDHEIEFVLKRPLGFFLQNLGMTYFVMTSPKALEEHGAAINENPVGTGPFQFVSWSKDDTIVLEKFADYRVDGQPKLDKVIFEVIPENASRLIALRSGDIDIMDGLNPDDAASVESEAELDLYTRAENNFGYVGMNTEKEFLNDVKVRQAINHAIDRQAIADALYAGYANPAKNPLPPGYLGYNDDAPEYEYDLDQAKALLTEAGYEDGFDIDLWTMPVARPYMPDPETVAEIVQNNLGEIGINVNIVREEWAPYLEKTANGEQEMFMLGWSGTNGDPDYFLSSLLHGDNVGSSNRTFYKNSEVDDLLDEAKVTVDQDERANLYKEAQAIIAEESPMVTLVHSTPVLAANTAVKNYVPHPSTSESLAEVELE from the coding sequence ATGAGGCGATCAAGTTGGTTCATTACTCTGGTACTCCTGGCAAGTCTGGTGGTCATTCTCGCAGCGTGTGGCGGTAATGACGAGAACACATCAGATCCAGGCGATTCGGGGGACACGAATGACGGCGAAGAGAGCAACGAAGGAAATACAGGCGGAGATGGGGACAGTGATGAAGAGCAGGTTCTTGTTTTTGCAAGGGGCGGAGATTCTGAAAGTCTCGATCCAGGGAGCACGACAGATGGTGAATCCTCACGCGTAACAAGACAGGTCATGGAAGGGCTGCTTCAGTTTAAAAAGGACTCATTTGAGGTGGAGGGCGCACTTGCCCACGACTGGACTGTCTCGGATGATGGTCTGACCTATACATTTCAGTTGGAAGAAGGCGTTACTTTCCATGATGGCGCACCATTTAACGCAGAAGCCGTTAAAGTGAATTTTGACCGCTGGGCAGATCCAAGTCATGAATTTGCCTTCAGTGATGACGGCTACGTATATTCCATGTACGGGACGATGTTTGGTGGGTTCAAAGGTGATGATGACCATGTTATTGAAGAAATCAATATTCTGGGTGACCACGAAATAGAATTTGTTTTAAAACGGCCGCTCGGATTTTTCCTGCAAAACCTCGGAATGACATACTTTGTCATGACGTCTCCAAAGGCGCTTGAAGAACACGGAGCTGCCATTAATGAGAACCCTGTCGGAACAGGACCGTTTCAATTTGTCAGCTGGAGCAAGGATGACACAATTGTTCTTGAAAAATTTGCTGACTACCGTGTAGATGGTCAACCGAAACTAGATAAAGTCATTTTCGAAGTGATTCCGGAGAATGCTTCCCGTTTGATTGCTCTCCGATCCGGCGACATTGACATTATGGATGGGCTTAATCCGGATGATGCAGCAAGTGTTGAAAGTGAAGCAGAACTTGACTTGTATACACGTGCTGAGAATAACTTTGGTTATGTCGGGATGAATACTGAGAAAGAATTCTTGAATGATGTGAAAGTGCGCCAAGCCATCAACCATGCTATAGATCGTCAGGCCATTGCCGATGCCTTGTATGCAGGCTATGCAAATCCGGCGAAAAACCCATTGCCACCGGGTTATCTCGGTTATAACGACGATGCACCTGAATATGAATATGATCTGGACCAGGCAAAAGCGTTGCTCACTGAAGCAGGATACGAAGACGGGTTTGACATTGACCTGTGGACCATGCCGGTAGCCAGGCCGTATATGCCCGATCCTGAGACGGTGGCAGAAATTGTTCAGAACAATTTGGGAGAAATTGGAATTAACGTTAATATTGTCCGTGAAGAGTGGGCACCGTATCTTGAAAAAACTGCTAACGGAGAACAGGAAATGTTCATGTTGGGCTGGTCGGGAACAAATGGTGACCCTGACTACTTCCTGAGCAGTTTGCTGCACGGTGATAATGTTGGAAGCAGTAACAGAACTTTCTATAAGAACAGTGAAGTCGATGACCTGTTGGATGAAGCAAAAGTAACTGTTGATCAAGATGAACGCGCCAACTTATACAAAGAGGCACAAGCGATCATTGCGGAAGAATCGCCGATGGTGACACTCGTACACTCCACGCCGGTTCTAGCTGCGAACACTGCCGTTAAAAATTATGTGCCACATCCTTCGACAAGCGAATCATTGGCAGAGGTGGAACTGGAATAA